In Dasypus novemcinctus isolate mDasNov1 chromosome 23, mDasNov1.1.hap2, whole genome shotgun sequence, the following proteins share a genomic window:
- the CD2BP2 gene encoding CD2 antigen cytoplasmic tail-binding protein 2, producing the protein MPKRKVTFQGVGDEDDENEIIAPKKKLVDPVAGAGGPGSRFKGKHSLDSDEDDDDEEGSSKYDILASEDVEGQEAATLPSEGGVRITPFNLQEEMEEGHFDADGNYFLNRDAQIRDSWLDNIDWVKIRERPPDQCQASDSEEEDSLGQTPMSAQALLEGLLELLLPRETVAGALRRLGARGGGKGGSKGPGRPSSPQRLDRLSGLADQMVARGNLGVYQETRERLAMRLKGLGCRTQGSHDPTPPPSLDMFAEEVAEGELETPTPARIGEAESPGDGLADVMWEYKWENTGDAELYGPFTSAQMQTWVDEGYFPDGVYCRKLDPPGGQFYNSKRIDFDLYT; encoded by the exons ATGCCAAAGAGGAAAGTGACCTTCCAGGGCGTGGGAGATGAAGATGATGAGAATGAAATCATTGCCCCCAAGAAAAAG CTGGTGGACCctgtggctggggcagggggcccTGGCAGTCGCTTCAAAGGCAAACACTCTTTGGACAGCgatgaggatgatgatgatgaggagGGATCCAGCAAGTATGACATCCTGGCCTCAGAGGATGTGGAGG GTCAGGAAGCAGCTACGCTCCCCAGTGAGGGGGGTGTGCGAATCACGCCCTTCAACCTGCAGGAGGAGATGGAGGAAGGCCACTTTGATGCAGACGGCAACTACTTCCTCAACCGGGATGCTCAGATCCGAGACAGCTGGCTGGACAACATTGACTGG GTGAAGATCCGAGAGCGGCCCCCTGATCAGTGCCAGGCCTCAGACTCAGAGGAGGAGGACAGCCTGGGCCAGACACCCATGAGTGCCCAAGCCCTCCTGGAGGGCCTCCTGGAGCTGCTCTTGCCGAGGGAGACAGTTGCTGGAGCCCTGAGGCGTCTGGGAGCCCGAGGAGGAGGCAAAGGGGGCAGCAAGGGTCCTGGGCGGCCCAGCTCCCCACAGCGTCTAGACCGGCTCTCGGGATTGGCTGACCAGATGGTGGCCCGGGGCAACCTTGGCGTCTACCAGGAGACTCGGGAACGGTTGGCCATGCGGCTGAAGGGGCTAGGGTGCCGGACCCAGGGGTCTCATGATCCCACACCCCCGCCCTCTCTGGACATGTTTGCTGAGGAAGTGGCAGAGGGGGAGCTGGAGACTCCAACCCCTGCCCGGATAGGAG AAGCTGAGTCACCGGGGGATGGTCTGGCAGATGTGATGTGGGAATATAAATGGGAGAACACAGGAGATGCTGAACTCTATGGGCCCTTCACCAGTGCCCAGATGCAG ACCTGGGTGGATGAAGGCTACTTCCCGGATGGTGTTTATTGCCGGAAGCTGGACCCCCCTGGTGGTCAGTTCTACAACTCCAAACGCATTGACTTTGACCTCTACACTTGA
- the MYL11 gene encoding myosin regulatory light chain 11: MAPKKAKRRAAAEGGSSNVFSMFDQTQIQEFKEAFTVIDQNRDGIIDKEDLRDTFAAMGRLNVKNEELDAMMKEASGPINFTVFLTMFGEKLKGADPEDVITGAFKVLDPEGKGTIKKQFLEELLTTQCDRFSPEEIKNMWAAFPPDVGGNVDYKNICYVITHGDAKDQE; encoded by the exons ATG GCACCCAAGAAGGCCAAGAGAAGGGCAGCGGCAGAGGGCGGAAGCTCCAATGTCTTCTCCATGTTTGACCAGACTCAGATCCAGGAGTTCAAGGAG gccTTCACTGTCATCGACCAGAACCGCGATGGCATCATTGACAAGGAGGACCTGCGGGACACTTTCGCAGCCATGG gcCGCCTCAACGTGAAGAACGAGGAGTTGGACGCCATGATGAAGGAAGCCAGTGGGCCCATCAATTTCACTGTTTTCCTGACCATGTTCGGGGAGAAGCTCAAAG GTGCTGACCCTGAGGACGTCATCACTGGAGCCTTCAAGGTGCTGGATCCCGAGGGGAAGGGTACCATCAAGAAGCAGTT CCTGGAGGAGCTGCTCACAACGCAGTGTGACCGTTTCTCCCCTGAGGAG ATCAAGAACATGTGGGCGGCCTTCCCCCCCGACGTGGGCGGCAACGTAGACTACAAGAACATCTGCTACGTCATCACACATGGTGATGCCAAGGACCAGGAGTAG
- the TBC1D10B gene encoding TBC1 domain family member 10B → METGPAPLVAPPRRHGVPAAPSPPPRGSRAGPVVVVAPGPPVTTAISSPVTLVAPGEARPTWVPGSTQLLDPAPAPDPAVPGSTAVGLTLEASPAAPTAHVPSGPESLVPAAVAGDGTSVALAPGADSPKTEEAQISPAPGPGTPTATPTRTPSRTAPGALTAKPPLAPKPGTTVASGVTVRAAASTSGPAANGHGAASGTSASAGQAPEDPSGPGTGPPGPREAMVAMVTVTPAPESADSSQDLGSLSSLGPGIPGPRGQALDTLSYLDSVSLMSGTLESLADDVSSMGSDSEINGLALRKTDKYGFLGGSQYSGSLESSIPVDVARQRELKWLEMFSNWDKWLSRRFQKVKLRCRKGIPSSLRAKAWQYLSNSKELLEQNPGKFEELERAPGDPKWLDVIEKDLHRQFPFHEMFAARGGHGQQDLYRILKAYTIYRPDEGYCQAQAPVAAVLLMHMPAEQAFWCLVQICDKYLPGYYSAGLEAIQLDGEIFFALLRRASPLAHRHLRRQRIDPVLYMTEWFMCIFARTLPWASVLRVWDMFFCEGVKIIFRVALVLLRHTLGSVEKLRSCQGMYETMEQLRNLPQQCMQEDFLVHEVTNLPVTEALIERENTAQLKKWRENRGELQYRPSRRLHGSRAIHEERRRQQPPLGPSSSLLSLPGLKSRGSRAAGGAPSPPRPARRASAGPAPGPVVTAEGLHPSLPSPTGNSTPLGSNKETRRQEKERQKQEKEREKERQKQEKERQKWEKEQEKEQQKQEKERQKQEKKAQGRKLSLRRKADGPPAPQDGGDRPSAAEARQDAYF, encoded by the exons ATGGAGACGGGCCCGGCGCCTCTGGTGGCCCCGCCGCGCCGTCATGGCGTCCCCGCGGCCCCCTCGCCGCCGCCCCGGGGCTCCCGGGCCGGGCCCGTCGTGGTGGTAGCGCCGGGGCCGCCAGTGACCACAGCCATATCGTCCCCGGTCACCTTAGTGGCCCCCGGGGAGGCGCGGCCCACCTGGGTACCCGGGTCAACCCAGCTCCTAGACCCGGCTCCGGCTCCGGACCCGGCGGTCCCAGGCAGCACAGCGGTGGGGCTGACTCTGGAGGCTTCGCCTGCAGCCCCGACGGCGCATGTCCCCTCCGGCCCGGAGTCTCTCGTGCCCGCGGCAGTGGCAGGAGATGGAACTTCGGTGGCCCTGGCCCCAGGGGCGGACTCTCCGAAGACGGAGGAGGCGCAAATCTCGCCGGCCCCTGGACCAGGTACCCCCACCGCGACCCCCACCAGGACACCTTcgagaacagctcctggggctcTGACCGCCAAACCCCCGCTTGCCCCCAAGCCGGGAACCACAGTGGCCTCAGGAGTGACCGTACGGGCTGCAGCATCCACATCAGGACCGGCGGCAAATGGACACGGAGCTGCATCAGGAACATCAGCATCAGCCGGGCAGGCTCCTGAGGACCCTTCCGGACCTGGAACAGGCCCTCCAGGGCCACGTGAGGCTATGGTAGCCATGGTAACGGTGACCCCTGCTCCGGAGTCTGCTGACAGCTCTCAGGACCTGGGTTCCCTGTCCAGCCTGGGACCTGGCATCCCCGGGCCTCGAGGGCAGGCCCTGGACACCCTGAGCTACTTGGACTCTGTGAGCCTCATGTCTGGGACCTTGGAGTCTCTGGCGGATGATGTGAGTTCCATGGGTTCAGACTCGGAGATCAACGGGCTGGCCCTGCGCAAGACGGACAAGTATGGCTTCCTGGGGGGCAGCCAGTACTCAGGCAGCCT AGAAAGCTCCATTCCTGTGGACGTGGCTCGGCAGCGGGAGCTCAAGTGGCTGGAGATGTTCAGTAATTGGGATAAGTGGCTGTCACGGCGTTTCCAGAAG GTGAAGCTGCGCTGCCGGAAGGGAATCCCCTCCTCCCTCAGGGCCAAGGCTTGGCAGTACCTGTCTAATAGCAAGGAACTCCTGGAGCAAAACCCGGGCAAGTTTGAG GAGCTGGAACGGGCTCCTGGGGACCCCAAGTGGCTGGATGTGATTGAGAAGGATCTGCACCGCCAGTTCCCTTTCCACGAGATGTTTGCCGCTCGAGGGGGGCATGG GCAGCAGGACCTGTACCGCATCCTGAAGGCCTATACCATCTACCGGCCCGATGAGGGCTACTGCCAGGCCCAGGCCCCGGTGGCCGCAGTTCTGCTCATGCACATGCCCGCTGAG CAAGCCTTTTGGTGCCTGGTGCAGATCTGCGACAAGTACCTCCCTGGCTATTACAGTGCAGGGCTG GAGGCCATTCAGCTGGATGGAGAGATCTTTTTTGCGCTGTTGCGCCGAGCCTCCCCACTGGCGCACCGGCATCTGCGGCGGCAGCGCATCGACCCCGTGCTCTACATGACAGAATGGTTCATGTGCATCTTCGCCCGCACCCTGCCCTGGGCTTCAGTGCTGCGTGTCTGGGACATGTTCTTCTGTGAAG GCGTCAAGATCATCTTCCGAGTGGCCCTGGTGCTGCTGCGGCACACGCTGGGTTCAGTGGAGAAGCTGCGTTCCTGCCAAGGCATGTATGAGACCATGGAACAGCTCCGCAACCTGCCCCAGCAGTGCATGCAGGAGGACTTCCTGGTGCATGAG GTAACCAACCTCCCAGTGACAGAGGCACTGATTGAGCGGGAGAATACAGCCCAGCTCAAGAAGTGGCGGGAAAACCGGGGGGAGCTGCAGTATCGGCCCTCGCGGCGGCTACACGGCTCCCGGGCAATCCACGAGGAGCGCAGGCGGCAGCAGCCACCCCTGGGCCCCTCTTCCAGCCTCCTCAGCCTCCCTGGCCTCAAGAGCCGTGGCTCCCGGGCAGCTGGtggggccccctccccaccccgtcctGCCCGCAGGGCCAGTGCTGGGCCTGCCCCAGGACCTGTGGTCACCGCAGAGGGACTGCATCCATCCCTTCCCTCGCCTACTGGCAACAGTACCCCCTTGGGGTCCAACAAAGAGACCCGGAGGCAGGAGAAGGAGAGGCAGAAACAGGAAAAGGAGCGTGAGAAGGAGCGGCAGAAGCAGGAGAAGGAGAGGCAGAAGTGGGaaaaagagcaggaaaaagaacagcagaagCAGGAGAAGGAGCGGCAGAAGCAGGAGAAGAAGGCCCAAGGCCGGAAGCTTTCGCTACGCCGAAAGGCAGATGGGCCCCCAGCCCCGCAGGACGGTGGGGACAGGCCCTCAGCGGCTGAGGCCCGGCAGGATGCTTACTTCTGA